A single genomic interval of Salmo trutta chromosome 13, fSalTru1.1, whole genome shotgun sequence harbors:
- the numa1 gene encoding nuclear mitotic apparatus protein 1, with the protein MVLHLDKEHALLEWVNHLNVDLPVRSINDLQDGVLLMKLVYKLRKEEPANSYLDQHVQERLKVVSDFLQGDCRCSTERGALISWDNISNGLNLEVELSKVLVLLYYHSVINNHVDLNQLEYKFEVELASMLRFVLDNENSLYLSENLEKYLRKKPLFSFNSDISSTTSSSLFNDESPVFQRRKKIGSVQFLDLQTVASSSVSSPLQDVMNTPQFQLKKLQRQLRQERDMRDELEKDLTTSATTLTQRESQICQLQHRIEKLLREQAEQEQEPRDELQELHGKNEGLRTRLHEVLKECQALKTNSSQMERKVDSLTEENGTLSAQMREVIARLASAEAEVDRLTEAQDSAQGEWSSRHCHLQDELNRATAQKECLSEQMLILQSKISSLEDELSKAKMQEKGEVMGPILEWEQLKQELADATLRHAECECTIARLKGEKEQAAALHAQERASLQAESQRLQVLVTELQEALSALRTDREALELASKEERESLTAQLHTLTAVVASLTQTVQQREQEVKALGEEVQQECMQRGELNLAMERQDREAREEIQELTSHVDTMGASLRRAEEEVQVREKQLTKQQQESALQREVLQEEMAASEKALKELKEQEEAVREEATRLHQEITTHVTDLCSLRQEHTALQEQLARQQEEISLEKEAQAAAHREKEAVEAELSRLQEEVRSLGEQMAQLEEAQREKERLLLQSTENIETLQTERAAALSLAEAKDLELSSLREEVRAREEQLAMQQEEYRLRQEELQEELAAQENEISNMRERLAGLLDQISLLKEVCQEGKNMEVLREEHAAQLEQLRLVKEQVEEVQERNEETSAALREKESSLREKEESLRGLEEELQSITSLASQRQQEELTSLKEEVISLQEEVERRRAAEALAVEEAREQEESVSVLQQQLDSAIQDNDMKRQKCERLEQDLEQRGTLVEELRQQDESARLEATRLRQEISTQVSHLEVVQRGKEELARQQEELRGEVFLHQQRASVLQQSLEEQEVAMRVLKEQKESIREETTVKMEALQAQLEVVSSLAAAKDLQLSTLTEKATALQEQLAKREQEISLQKDVLQEAHREKESVEALREELARQQEELREELILQQQRAQSLEQSLEEQQEALKELTVKEERAREEATQLRQEISTHLSRLEEVQRGKEELREQEEKAREETTVNMEALQAQLEVVSSLAAAKDLQLSTLREEASLLCQENTKRAADLKDVQWEKIRLESLLSEEHRALKEDLAKQQELLGGEVTLHQQRAAELQLSLEEKQEAFRELKEQLVQQQEDSSLQKVLQEAQAAALQQEAVDALRGEVTLHQQRAAELQLSLEEKQEAFRELKEQLVQQQEDSSLQKVLQEAQAAALQQEAVDALRGEVTLHQQRAAELQLSLEEKQEAFRELKEQLVQQQEDSSLQKVLQEAQAAALQQEAVDALRGEVTLHQQRAAELQQSLEHQEVALREQEEKSTEEATLKMEALNAAKDLQLSALTEKATALQEQLAKREQEISLQKEVLQEAHREKESVEALREELARQQEELREELILQQQRAQSLEQSLEEQQEALKELTVKEERAREATLKMVTLQAAKDLELSTLRQEATQLRLEISTHLSHLEEVKSEGPLREEHTALQVQLAKQQEENSLQKGLLQEVQATVLQEREAKEALRGEVSLHQQSLEEQKVAVREALARQKEEGQAAGQVEKELMEQFSVLQQGSMAELRAQAESRESGQRQQLDALLLEKERLTDGHQVLEMKCSAAQRLEAVLQEELALLREQMEGTEWEKQIRDLREQLAANTEVVEHYKTQVEKAKSHYSGKKQQLVESQEQVTELQRSLEVREHEVNAVTTEMKLLQKELEKTRNKEKSLSSKVNTLEAQLAFADRHLREQSQVRPERGPGGIEKMRGGRESVYLKVPQSQTHQETSGDSLDLSLDDSLNTTTRPLGPDESSTPLLRSSERVAAKRRALGGESLETLYFTPMNNRQINRTSTERRLESSITCLGELALDSARKRPPTSSARRRRTTQVINITMSKTTPGRGGAGGDGDNETFYSLASVRSHPNITGSTHTARPISMEIFHTPGKPAVAMSDQLLSLPGYRRSTVHVAAPQSTGQFCVGAENEPDHAADDWLRIAELQARNQSCLPHLKSSYPLESRPSLGPSFEFTDDDLRMGDPTETIRRASVMPGQIQESLSSHRLSLHPGQADSTTASRPAYGSHRLSLMPPKPKASSTLNNQNTHNLRGSNLSLKRSAKDQEPDTPEAKRMATSCFPRPLTPKGGRFSSANNRQPLSPAERRQSMVFSIDNTPRKAASKSGFLQRGMSKIRSSTRKSPGNKSSRVPRSGDVKSPRSGAGSVKSPQPGGKAQRKSPRTNSSKSPKNPTSARKEPEVLVEKPIHLSR; encoded by the exons ATGGTGCTTCACCTTGATAAAGAGCATGCACTGTTGGAATGG GTTAACCACCTGAATGTGGACCTCCCGGTGCGGAGCATCAACGATTTACAGGATGGCGTTTTGTTGATGAAGCTCGTCTATAAACT GAGAAAGGAAGAGCCCGCTAATTCCTATTTGGACCAGCATGTCCAGGAGAGGCTGAAAGTGGTCTCTGACTTCCTGCAAG GTGACTGTAGGTGCAGCACAGAACGGGGAGCTCTCATCTCCTGGGACAACATCAGCAATGGACTAAACCTGGAGGTGGAGTTATCCAAG GTGCTTGTGCTCCTGTACTACCATAGTGTGATCAACAACCATGTTGACCTGAACCAACtggaatacaagtttgag GTTGAGCTTGCCTCCATGCTCCGCTTTGTTTTGGACAATGAGAATAGCCTCTACTTGAGTGAGAACTTGGAGAAATATCTAAGGAAGAAGC cccTGTTTAGTTTCAACAGTGACATCTCCAGTACCACCTCATCCTCCTTGTTCAACGATGAGTCCCCAGTCTTCCAGCGCAGAAAGAAGATCGGTTCAGTTCAGTTTCTGGACCTACAAACTGTTGCGTCCTCGTCTGTCAG TTCTCCCCTGCAGGACGTGATGAACACTCCTCAGTTCCAGCTGAAGAAGCTGCAGAGGCAGCTGCGtcaggagagagacatgagggatgagCTGGAGAAAGACCTGACCACCAGCGCCACCACCCTCACCCAGAGAG AGAGTCAGATCTGTCAGTTGCAGCACCGTATTGAGAAGCTGCTGAGGGAGCAGgcggagcaggagcaggagcccCGGGATGAGCTACAAGAACTGCACGGCAAGAACGAGGG GCTGCGGACCCGTCTCCATGAGGTGCTGAAGGAGTGCCAAGCGTTGAAGACTAACTCATCTCAGATGGAGCGGAAGGTGGATAGCCTGACAGAGGAGAATGGCACCCTTTCTGCCCAG atgCGTGAAGTGATCGCTCGGTTGGCGAGTGCTGAGGCTGAGGTGGACAGGCTGACTGAGGCCCAGGACTCTGCTCAGGGGGAGTGGAGCAGCAGACACTGCCACCTTCAGGATGAACTCAACCGGGCCACCGCTCAGAAG GAGTGTCTGAGTGAACAGATGCTGATCCTGCAGAGCAAGATCTCCTCTCTAGAGGACGAGCTGAGTAAAGCCAAGATGCAGGAAAAAGGAGAGGTCATGGGCCCTATCTTGGAG TGGGAGCAGCTGAAACAGGAGCTGGCTGATGCCACCCTCAGGCACGCAGAGTGTGAGTGCACCATCGCCCGTCTGAAGGGTGAGAAGGAGCAGGCTGCTGCCCTGCATGCCCAGGAGAGGGCCTCGCTACAGGCAGAGAGCCAGAGACTGCAGGTCCTGGTGACTGAGCTCCAGGAAGCCCTGAGTGCTCTGCGGACTGACAGAGAGGCTCTGGAGCTGGCCTCCAAGGAGGAAAGAGAGTCCCTGACTGCCCAGCTCCACACCCTGACCGCTGTGGTGGCCAGCCTTACCCAGACTGTACAACAAAGGGAGCAGGAGGTGAAGGCGCTGGGGGAGGAGGTGCAGCAGGAGTGCATGCAGAGAGGGGAGCTGAACCTGGCTATGGAGCGGCAGGACAGGGAGGCCAGAGAGGAGATCCAGGAGTTGACCAGCCACGTGGACACCATGGGTGCCTCActgaggagggctgaggaggaggTGCAGGTCAGGGAGAAGCAGCTTACCAAGCAGCAGCAGGAGAGCGCTCTACAGAGGGAGGTCCTACAGGAGGAGATGGCTGCATCTGAGAAGGCGTTAAAAGAGCTGAAGGAGCAGGAAGAGGCCGTTAGAGAGGAGGCCACTCGACTGCACCAGGAGATCACTACACATGTTACGGACCTCTGCAGCCTGAGGCAGGAGCACACTGCTCTGCAGGAGCAATTGGCTAGGCAGCAAGAGGAGATCTCCCTAGAAAAGGAGGCGCAGGCCGCAGCCCACAGGGAGAAGGAAGCGGTGGAGGCGGAGCTCTCTCGACtccaggaggaggtgaggagcCTGGGGGAACAGATGGCCCAGCTGGAGGAGGCTCAGAGGGAGAAGGAGCGTCTCCTCCTCCAGTCCACAGAGAACATAGAGacccttcagacagagagagctgCTGCCTTGTCCCTCGCTGAAGCCAAAGACCTGGAGCTCAGCAGcctgagagaggaggtgagggccagGGAGGAGCAGCTAGCCATGCAACAAGAGGAGTACCGCTTACGGCAGGAGGAGCTACAGGAGGAGCTTGCAGCTCAGGAGAATGAAATCAGTAACATGAGAGAGCGGCTCGCTGGCCTGCTGGACCAGATCTCTCTGCTGAAGGAGGTGTGTCAGGAGGGTAAAAACATGGAGGTCCTGAGAGAAGAGCACGCTGCCCAGTTGGAGCAGCTGAGGCTAGTGAAGGAGCAGGTCGAAGAGGTCCAGGAGAGGAATGAGGAGACCTCGGCAGCTCTCAGGGAGAAGGAGTCGTCTctcagggagaaggaggagagccTCCGGGGGCTGGAGGAGGAGCTACAGTCCATCACCTCTCTGGCCTCCCAGAGACAACAGGAAGAACTGACCTCACTCAAGGAGGAAGTAATCTCGCtgcaggaggaggtagagaggaggcgTGCCGCGGAAGCCCTGGCAGTTGAGGAGGCGAGGGAACAGGAGGAGAGCGTGTCAGTCCTACAGCAGCAGCTGGACTCAGCCATCCAGGACAATGATATGAAGAGACAGAAGTGTGAGAGGCTGGAGCAGGACCTGGAGCAGAGAGGAACACTGGTGGAAGAGCTGAGGCAGCAGGACGAAAGCGCCAGACTGGAGGCCACTCGACTCCGCCAGGAGATCTCTACACAGGTCAGCCATCTGGAGGTAGTgcagagggggaaggaggagctAGCCAGGCAGCAAGAGGAGCTGAGAGGGGAGGTGTTCCTCCATCAGCAGAGAGCTTCAGTGCTCCAGCAGAGCCTGGAGGAGCAGGAGGTCGCTATGAGAGTGTTAAAGGAGCAGAAGGAGAGCATCAGAGAGGAGACCACTGTGAAGATGGAGGCCCTACAGGCTCAGCTGGAGGTAGTGTCGTCTCTGGCCGCAGCTAAAGACCTGCAGCTCAGCACTCTGACAGAGAAGGCCACCGCCTTACAGGAGCAGCTAGCTAAGAGGGAGCAGGAGATCTCCCTTCAGAAGGATGTGCTGCAGGAGGCCCACAGGGAGAAGGAGTCAGTGGAGGCACTGAGAGAGGAGCTGGCCAGGCAACAggaggagctgagagaggagcTAATCCTCCAGCAGCAGAGAGCTCAGTCCTTAGAACAGAGCCTGGAGGAACAGCAGGAGGCCCTGAAAGAGCTGacggtgaaggaggagagagccagagaggaggCCACTCAACTCCGCCAGGAGATCTCCACACATCTCAGCCGTCTGGAGGAGGTgcagagggggaaggaggagctGAGGGAGCAGGAGGAAAAAGCCAGAGAGGAGACAACTGTGAATATGGAGGCCCTACAGGCTCAGCTGGAGGTAGTGTCGTCTCTGGCCGCAGCTAAAGACCTGCAGCTCAGCACTCTGAGAGAGGAGGCCTCTCTACTCTGCCAGGAGAACACCAAACGGGCAGCTGATCTAAAGGACGTGCAGTGGGAGAAGATTCGGTTGGAGAGCCTGTTGAGCGAGGAGCACAGAGCCTTAAAGGAGGACCTGGCCAAGCAGCAGGAGCTGCTGGGGGGGGAGGTGACCCTCCACCAGCAGAGAGCTGCAGAGCTCCAGCTAAGCCTGGAGGAGAAGCAGGAGGCCTTTAGAGAGCTGAAGGAGCAGCTTGTCCAGCAGCAGGAGGACAGCTCCCTACAGAAGGTCTTGCAGGAGGCCCAGGCTGCAGCCCTCCAGCAGGAGGCGGTAGACGCTCTGAGAGGGGAGGTGACCCTCCACCAGCAGAGGGCTGCAGAGCTCCAGCTAAGCCTGGAGGAGAAGCAGGAGGCCTTTAGAGAGCTGAAGGAGCAGCTTGTCCAGCAGCAGGAGGACAGCTCCCTACAGAAGGTCTTGCAGGAGGCCCAGGCTGCAGCCCTCCAGCAGGAGGCGGTAGACGCTCTGAGAGGGGAGGTGACCCTCCACCAGCAGAGAGCTGCAGAGCTCCAGCTAAGCCTGGAGGAGAAGCAGGAGGCCTTTAGAGAGCTGAAGGAGCAGCTTGTCCAGCAGCAGGAGGACAGCTCCCTACAGAAGGTCTTGCAGGAGGCCCAGGCTGCAGCCCTCCAGCAGGAGGCGGTAGACGCTCTGAGAGGGGAGGTGACCCTCCACCAGCAGAGAGCTGCAGAGCTCCAGCAGAGCCTGGAGCACCAGGAGGTTGCTCTGAgggagcaggaggagaagagcacaGAGGAGGCCACTCTGAAGATGGAGGCCCTCAACGCAGCTAAAGACCTGCAGCTCAGCGCTCTGACAGAGAAGGCCACCGCCTTACAGGAGCAGCTAGCGAAGAGGGAGCAGGAGATCTCCCTTCAGAAGGAGGTGCTGCAGGAGGCCCACAGGGAGAAGGAGTCAGTGGAGGCACTGAGAGAGGAGCTGGCCAGGCAACAggaggagctgagagaggagcTAATCCTCCAGCAGCAGAGAGCTCAGTCCTTAGAACAGAGCCTGGAGGAACAGCAGGAGGCCCTGAAAGAGCTGacggtgaaggaggagagagccagagaggccACTCTGAAGATGGTGACCCTCCAAGCAGCTAAGGACTTGGAGCTCAGCACCCTGAGACAGGAGGCTACACAACTCCGCCTGGAGATCTCCACACATCTCAGCCACCTGGAGGAGGTGAAGAGCGAGGGCCCCCTGAGAGAGGAGCACACTGCCTTACAGGTGCAGCTGGCCAAGCAGCAGGAGGAAAACTCCCTACAGAAGGGACTGCTGCAGGAGGTACAGGCCACAGTCCTCCAGGAGAGGGAGGCCAAGGAGGCACTGAGAGGGGAGGTGTCCCTTCATCAGCAGAGCCTGGAAGAGCAGAAGGTTGCTGTGAGGGAGGCTCTAGCCAGGCAGAAGGAGGAAGGGCAGGCAGCAGGCCAGGTGGAGAAGGAGTTGATGGAGCAGTTCTCTGTGCTCCAGCAAGGGAGCATGGCTGAGCTACGAGCCCaggcagagagcagagaaagtgGCCAGAGACAACAGCTGGATGCCCTGCTCCTGGAGAAGGAGAGGCTGACTGATGGTCACCAGGTCCTGGAGATGAAATGTAGTGCCGCCCAGAGGCTGGAGGCTGTACTGCAGGAGGAACTGGCCTTGCTGAGAGAACAGATGGAGGGAACCGAGTGGGAGAAGCAGATCAGAGATCTACGGGAACAACTTGCTGCCAACACTGAGGTAGTGGAACACTACAAAACACAG GTTGAGAAGGCCAAGAGCCACTACTCGGGGAAGAAGCAGCAGCTTGTGGAGTCTCAGGAGCAGGTGACGGAGCTGCAGCGcagcctagaggtcagagagcatGAGGTCAACGCTGTTACCACGGAGATGAAGCTGCTGCAGAAGGAGCTGGAGAAGACCAGGAACAAAGAGAAGAGCCTCAGCTCCAAGGTCAACACTCTGGAAGCACAG CTGGCGTTTGCTGACCGTCACCTTCGGGAGCAGAGCCAGGTTCGACCTGAGCGGGGACCAGGTGGGATTGAGAAGatgagagggggtagagagagtgtCTACCTGAAAGTCCCCCAGAGCCAGACTCACCAGGAGACCAGCGGTGACAGTCTGGACCTCAGCCTGGACGATTCCCTCAACACTACTAC GAGGCCGTTGGGGCCCGACGAGTCCAGTACCCCCCTGTTGCGTAGCTCGGAGCGTGTAGCTGCTAAACGGCGTGCTCTGGGAGGGGAGTCACTGGAGACCCTCTACTTCACCCCCATGAATAACCGTCAGATCAACAG GACCAGTACTGAGCGCCGGCTAGAGAGCAGCATCACGTGTCTGGGAGAGCTGGCTCTGGACTCAGCCAGGAAGAGACCACCCACCTCCTCAGCCAGACGCCGAAGGACCACCCAGGTCATCAACATCACCATGAGCAAG ACGACCCCTGGTCgcggaggagcaggaggagatggTGATAACGAGACGTTCTACAGCCTGGCCTCCGTCCGCTCCCATCCCAACATCACCGGAAGCACACACACCGCACGACCGATCTCCATGGAGATCTTCCACACACCCGGAAAACCTGCCGTTGCCATGAGCGATCAGCTCCTCAGTCTCCCTGGATACCGTCGAAGCACCGTCCACGTTGCAGCTCCACAGA GTACGGGCCAGTTCTGTGTGGGGGCAGAGAATGAGCCTGACCATGCTGCTGATGACTGGCTACGCATCGCTGAGCTGCAGGCCAGAAACCAGTCTTGTCTGCCTCACCTAAAGAGCAGCTATCCTCTGGAGTCCAGG CCCAGCCTGGGACCGTCCTTTGAGTTCACCGACGATGACCTGCGCATGGGCGACCCCACGGAGACTATCCGTAGAGCCTCTGTGATGCCCGGACAGATTCAGGAGTCTCTGTCATCCCACCGGCTCTCCCTCCACCCGGGACAGGCTGACAGCACCACGGCCAGCAGGCCAGCCTACGGCTCACACCGCCTCTCACTGATGCCCCCCAAACCTAAAGCCAGCAGCACCCTGAACAACCAGAACACGCACAACCTCAGGGGGAGCAACCTGTCACTCAAACGCTCAGCCAAAGACCAGGAGCCAGACACACCTGAG GCTAAGAGGATGGCAACCAGCTGTTTCCCGCGCCCTCTTACCCCTAAAGGAGGTCGTTTCAGCTCAGCCAACAACCGCCAGCCTCTTAGCCCT GCTGAGCGGAGACAGTCCATGGTGTTCTCCATTGACAACACGCCTCGTAAGGCTGCCTCCAAGAGCGGCTTCCTACAGAGAGGCATGAGTAAGATTCGCAGCTCCACGCGTAAATCCCCAGGGAACAAAAGCTCTCGTGTCCCGCGGTCTGGAGATGTGAAGTCTCCCCGCAGTGGAGCTGGGAGTGTGAAGTCTCCTCAGCCGGGAGGGAAGGCACAGAGGAAGTCCCCACGCACCAACAGCAGCAAGTCTCCAAAGAACCCCACCAGCGCACGCAAG GAACCCGAGGTGTTGGTTGAAAAGCCCATTCATCTGAGCAG atga
- the lrrc51 gene encoding leucine-rich repeat-containing protein 51 — MYGAPVDLSFKCLSSMTDALTEEPNQGLRPLKRNAEKKFCSRSLRLNNNIITDLSGFNNTVSAFLSEPSQLAWVDLSFNDISHIDPVLVELKELRVLYLHGNSICNLSEVDKLGALPFLHTLTLHGNTMENEGSNRGYVIAALPHLKKLDFSAVTRQERIMAQVWHRPGNRGKNTRKNQDD, encoded by the exons ATGTATGGCGCTCCTGTGGATTTATCATTCAAATGCCTCAGCTCAATGACAG ACGCTCTGACGGAGGAGCCAAATCAGGGCTTGCGCCCACTGAAGCGAAATGCAGAGAAGAAGTTCTGCAGCCGCTCGCTGCGtctcaacaacaacatcatcacAGACCTGAGTGGCTTCAATAATACGGTCTCAGCCTTCCTCTCAGAGCCCTCACAGCTCGCCTGGGTCGACCTGTCCTTCAACGACATCTCACACATAGACCCA GTCCTGGTGGAGCTGAAGGAACTGCGGGTGTTGTATCTCCATGGTAACAGCATCTGTAACCTGTCAGAGGTGGATAAGCTTGGCGCCCTGCCCTTCCTACATACACTCACCCTGCACGGCAACACCATGGAGAATGAGGGGagcaacag ggggtatgTGATTGCGGCTCTGCCTCACTTGAAGAAGTTGGACTTCAGTGCTGTAACACGGCAGGAGCGAATCATGGCCCAGGTCTGGCATCGCCCCGGAAACCGTGGAAAAAACACCAGGAAGAACCAGGACGACTGA